Proteins from one Triticum aestivum cultivar Chinese Spring chromosome 7A, IWGSC CS RefSeq v2.1, whole genome shotgun sequence genomic window:
- the LOC123148799 gene encoding putative cysteine-rich receptor-like protein kinase 20 isoform X2: MASPSSSLWGAQGQASTMAQLMGVDALGLVSMVVQAALVARRHRDACVRLAQHVELVGGLLGELELAELMRREATRRPLEQLGGALRRCYALVTACQDCGYLRRLLLGARMAEELRAAQHEIDMFIHLIPLIALVDNSTADSRRVKADEGVLTVVTDSSNRHIRIPNKGATKLCGIGEHPFVGKVDLREQNIVDIEELVELCTRMEEACAGFTRFDFCQILDATENFSEKMIVGWGGFGKVYKGQLPGGLNVAIKRADEHAAMLEVNSELQLAKLQHANVIRLLGWCIHGKERILVYDFMQNGSLDRYIYDRTKGPMLNWSKRFKIITGLTEGIVYLHKHSMFWLVHRDLKPHNVLLDCNMIPKIADFGSARALSSDIAEEHTSRVVGTSGYKAPEYASRGAYSLKTDVFSFGVLVLVIISGRKNTILDKQGDTVGDLVRDAWHMWKDQRLHELVDPLLGDGYEVAEIIRCAQVALLCAQEDPADRPAMTDVAAMLNSESISSPMEPKQPAALIHGCAERDTTSTYVGQSSRTIDITITSSAPMSTRVRIILDPEV; encoded by the exons ATGGCGAGCCCGTCGAGCAGCCTGTGGGGCGCCCAAGGGCAAGCCTCCACCATGGCGCAGCTGATGGGCGTGGACGCGCTCGGGCTGGTCTCCATGGTCGTGCAGGCCGCCCTGGTGGCGCGCCGCCACCGGGATGCCTGCGTGCGGCTCGCGCAGCACGTGGAGCTCGTTGGCGGCCTGCTCGGGGAGCTGGAGCTCGCCGAGCTGATGCGTCGGGAGGCCACCAGGCGGCCGCTGGAGCAGCTCGGCGGCGCGCTGCGGCGGTGCTACGCGCTGGTCACGGCGTGCCAGGACTGCGGCTACCTGCGCCGCCTGCTCCTGGGAGCCCGGATGGCCGAGGAGCTCCGCGCCGCGCAGCATGAGATCGACATGTTCATCCACCTCATCCCGCTCATCGCCCTCGTCGACAATTCCACTGCAGATAGTCGCCGTGTCAAG GCTGATGAGGGGGTGCTCACTGTAGTCACAGATAGTTCAAATCGTCACATCAG GATTCCAAACAAAGGAGCTACCAAACTCTGTGGTATTGGAGAACACCCATTTGTAG GAAAAGTGGACCTGCGAGAACAGAATATCGTTGACATTGAAGAACTTGTGGAGCTTTGTACCCGTATGGAAGAGGCTTGCGCAGGATTCACAAGGTTCGATTTCTGTCAGATCTTGGATGCTACAGAAAATTTCTCAGAGAAGATGATAGTTGGGTGGGGAGGATTTGGGAAGGTGTACAAG GGCCAGTTGCCTGGTGGACTTAATGTTGCCATCAAAAGAGCTGATGAGCACGCAGCAATGCTTGAAGTCAACAGTGAATTGCAGCTTGCAAAGCTTCAGCATGCCAATGTGATTAGGTTATTGGGGTGGTGCATCCATGGGAAAGAAAGGATTCTAGTGTATGACTTCATGCAAAATGGTTCCTTGGATCGTTACATATATG ACAGAACAAAAGGGCCAATGCTAAACTGGTCTAAGCGATTCAAGATAATTACAGGGTTAACAGAGGGAATTGTTTACCTGCATAAGCACTCCATGTTCTGGCTTGTCCACAGAGACTTGAAACCACATAATGTCCTCTTGGATTGTAACATGATCCCAAAGATTGCTGATTTTGGTTCAGCTAGAGCACTGAGTTCAGACATAGCAGAAGAGCACACGAGTAGGGTCGTGGGAACTAG TGGTTACAAAGCCCCAGAGTATGCATCTCGAGGAGCTTACTCGCTGAAGACAGATGTGTTCAGCTTTGGCGTCTTGGTTTTGGTGATTATTAGTGGCCGAAAGAATACCATACTCGACAAGCAAGGGGATACTGTTGGTGATCTTGTACGAGAT GCCTGGCATATGTGGAAGGACCAAAGGTTGCATGAGCTTGTGGATCCGTTGTTAGGGGATGGATATGAAGTCGCCGAGATAATAAGATGTGCTCAGGTGGCGCTGCTTTGTGCTCAGGAAGATCCCGCAGACCGGCCCGCCATGACAGATGTTGCTGCAATGCTGAACTCTGAAAGCATAAGCTCACCGATGGAGCCTAAGCAGCCCGCCGCGCTGATCCATGGGTGTGCTGAGAGAGACACGACATCGACATACGTGGGCCAATCAAGCAGGACAATAGACATAACCATAACGAGTTCAGCTCCAATGTCGACCAGAGTTCGAATCATTCTAGACCCAGAGGTTTGA
- the LOC123148799 gene encoding putative cysteine-rich receptor-like protein kinase 20 isoform X1, translating into MASPSSSLWGAQGQASTMAQLMGVDALGLVSMVVQAALVARRHRDACVRLAQHVELVGGLLGELELAELMRREATRRPLEQLGGALRRCYALVTACQDCGYLRRLLLGARMAEELRAAQHEIDMFIHLIPLIALVDNSTADSRRVKQADEGVLTVVTDSSNRHIRIPNKGATKLCGIGEHPFVGKVDLREQNIVDIEELVELCTRMEEACAGFTRFDFCQILDATENFSEKMIVGWGGFGKVYKGQLPGGLNVAIKRADEHAAMLEVNSELQLAKLQHANVIRLLGWCIHGKERILVYDFMQNGSLDRYIYDRTKGPMLNWSKRFKIITGLTEGIVYLHKHSMFWLVHRDLKPHNVLLDCNMIPKIADFGSARALSSDIAEEHTSRVVGTSGYKAPEYASRGAYSLKTDVFSFGVLVLVIISGRKNTILDKQGDTVGDLVRDAWHMWKDQRLHELVDPLLGDGYEVAEIIRCAQVALLCAQEDPADRPAMTDVAAMLNSESISSPMEPKQPAALIHGCAERDTTSTYVGQSSRTIDITITSSAPMSTRVRIILDPEV; encoded by the exons ATGGCGAGCCCGTCGAGCAGCCTGTGGGGCGCCCAAGGGCAAGCCTCCACCATGGCGCAGCTGATGGGCGTGGACGCGCTCGGGCTGGTCTCCATGGTCGTGCAGGCCGCCCTGGTGGCGCGCCGCCACCGGGATGCCTGCGTGCGGCTCGCGCAGCACGTGGAGCTCGTTGGCGGCCTGCTCGGGGAGCTGGAGCTCGCCGAGCTGATGCGTCGGGAGGCCACCAGGCGGCCGCTGGAGCAGCTCGGCGGCGCGCTGCGGCGGTGCTACGCGCTGGTCACGGCGTGCCAGGACTGCGGCTACCTGCGCCGCCTGCTCCTGGGAGCCCGGATGGCCGAGGAGCTCCGCGCCGCGCAGCATGAGATCGACATGTTCATCCACCTCATCCCGCTCATCGCCCTCGTCGACAATTCCACTGCAGATAGTCGCCGTGTCAAG CAGGCTGATGAGGGGGTGCTCACTGTAGTCACAGATAGTTCAAATCGTCACATCAG GATTCCAAACAAAGGAGCTACCAAACTCTGTGGTATTGGAGAACACCCATTTGTAG GAAAAGTGGACCTGCGAGAACAGAATATCGTTGACATTGAAGAACTTGTGGAGCTTTGTACCCGTATGGAAGAGGCTTGCGCAGGATTCACAAGGTTCGATTTCTGTCAGATCTTGGATGCTACAGAAAATTTCTCAGAGAAGATGATAGTTGGGTGGGGAGGATTTGGGAAGGTGTACAAG GGCCAGTTGCCTGGTGGACTTAATGTTGCCATCAAAAGAGCTGATGAGCACGCAGCAATGCTTGAAGTCAACAGTGAATTGCAGCTTGCAAAGCTTCAGCATGCCAATGTGATTAGGTTATTGGGGTGGTGCATCCATGGGAAAGAAAGGATTCTAGTGTATGACTTCATGCAAAATGGTTCCTTGGATCGTTACATATATG ACAGAACAAAAGGGCCAATGCTAAACTGGTCTAAGCGATTCAAGATAATTACAGGGTTAACAGAGGGAATTGTTTACCTGCATAAGCACTCCATGTTCTGGCTTGTCCACAGAGACTTGAAACCACATAATGTCCTCTTGGATTGTAACATGATCCCAAAGATTGCTGATTTTGGTTCAGCTAGAGCACTGAGTTCAGACATAGCAGAAGAGCACACGAGTAGGGTCGTGGGAACTAG TGGTTACAAAGCCCCAGAGTATGCATCTCGAGGAGCTTACTCGCTGAAGACAGATGTGTTCAGCTTTGGCGTCTTGGTTTTGGTGATTATTAGTGGCCGAAAGAATACCATACTCGACAAGCAAGGGGATACTGTTGGTGATCTTGTACGAGAT GCCTGGCATATGTGGAAGGACCAAAGGTTGCATGAGCTTGTGGATCCGTTGTTAGGGGATGGATATGAAGTCGCCGAGATAATAAGATGTGCTCAGGTGGCGCTGCTTTGTGCTCAGGAAGATCCCGCAGACCGGCCCGCCATGACAGATGTTGCTGCAATGCTGAACTCTGAAAGCATAAGCTCACCGATGGAGCCTAAGCAGCCCGCCGCGCTGATCCATGGGTGTGCTGAGAGAGACACGACATCGACATACGTGGGCCAATCAAGCAGGACAATAGACATAACCATAACGAGTTCAGCTCCAATGTCGACCAGAGTTCGAATCATTCTAGACCCAGAGGTTTGA